A genomic segment from Gracilimonas sediminicola encodes:
- a CDS encoding DUF2341 domain-containing protein, translating to MKIIHSTHIGLLTLLIALISVESLSAQVPGYTHRKKFAVNNGQVSGSTNLTDFPVLISLTDNDLRTTGNGGDVENVNGYDIVFTSSDGSTVLDHELESYNATTGEILFWVRFPTLNATSDTEFYIYYGNSSQTTDQSVNTTWNSGYQMVLHLDSDLSDATSNGNDGTTSGTSVVNGIIGDGRDFNDGSANDIITIAHDPSIEITDDITISFWMNGDNLNSVGPDLVTKGAYNSSYAVYYFNNITVNDDGTAFDGSAMNDGQDYYVTFTNSTTNGRTIYIDGAQDVTNGTAFNFTPNGDNLTLSSSGFQFDGMMDEVRISNVARSADWISTEYNNQNAPGSFISEIPDPPTLADIESSPQNFFAGGSPVFVTSAITVDHPYTSNLSSAEIEITGNYNASEDVLDFTDQNGITGSWNSGTGILSLSGSATLAQYQAALRDVTYENTNGSTPDQSTRTISFTVNDGSNDSNTQTRDINIITTLSDLSTDLANPVFHYDAQDVNGDLVANQPGDGTSVATWGDRSDNAVGSGTDISATNGTAAQQPIFDSNYFGERGGILWDGTDDNLDPPNDALLNTGTYDEKSFAIVFRTGASVAGLQMLYEQGGGTRGYQLSIKDGNAYAFVWNNAEWGVGNQYKSINLGAVQPNESYIIVASHDATAGALIDRTWSARINDNSAITQNNVDVQQTHGGGAIIGEENGTRDPVTTGNNPAGTNNFTGYIGEFVSWNTALNGGQMASVYDFLCDKWCNEPPVLAAIEGTDLDYTEGDAPTSITSTLTVSDSDNTVLDSARVIISSNFAPSEDVLDFTPTGSITGSFNATTGVLLLTGQDSPANYQTALRSVTYENTNSVSPSTALRTVDFEVYDWDDVSNTSSRNVNVISVNSTPSLSGISGPTLTYTEGTGAVSGGAAYNATIADNDDINMESATVAITNNYTLGEDELGFTPQFGITGSWNSTTGILTLTGTASLADYQTALENVTYENLSADPVEITRTFSFTVNDGDANSNTETRDLDIIAVNSAPILSGIETSDLNYDNAPIEITSTLLVSDPDNTQLDSAFVIITDNFKVAEDSLLFSGIFGITGDFDDQTGRLKLTGTNSLSDYQTALRTVEYKNFATIPTGPEREVSFVAHDGALASDTVARIIEVNAVEAISGLEVWLRADAGVVTSGSEVVTWEDQSGNSNDFVGTADAGTRPIFVSSSTPLNNQPAINFAGDGDFFEDSDGENYINGSTEFTIFMVYKSDQTNTDRGLFNAQVPNNADEYLTFRYDASGANNGGAFTNVVKTGILANDPDNQLESFSDIQATAGQIFSFQWQSGNTYDIFIDGILNNPSAAGPPPTGTLANATTAIVGKGAKDDPNSANQSWDGEIAEFIYYDRLLTQAERENVEDYLSDKYSLSIRKITAAENGEDISADDANSTYTSLTGPIIKEGFAGELSAGGTFVLDAPTGFEWNTGATPSVSTSAVYGGTTTLAVSFTSITSTQVTFTVNTASTSNPGEIDISGLQIRPTTGLLPNSGNITNSGTTGLGGGTNYGSLSMVAGALDSLVITQQPSSTNVNTAISPAVRVQLTDQFGNNVKQSGVSVDMALTSGTGTLSGTTTQLTNSLGIADFSDLEIDDVGTKQITASSSGLDDAVSSNFNIVNAGVLTGFKVERVPSGNISPKVAGQNFNIKITAIDGSGTTVTTFSGTTVVTSSCDMGTGQGTTPAFSSGVLSSLTVSITSVGNCTITATNSAGSETGVSNSFAVSAGAPNETETTISATPTVILNDGASTSTITVQAKDAYGNNVTTGGATVVLSTDEGSIGGVTDNSNGTYTATLTSSTSTVVATVTGTLNGNTISDDAQVEFASFSHIWESQLGSVAAASNYYDPDNWNVNSVPNASSVVLIPASPAVGNEFPVVNITDTEIAALSIEASAELNVSGGVNFIVSGDVTGSGDMLGSNNDSLTIGGDLNLPTFTLGNVIFNGSSDQTIESPHTFVNVEIDNPGTVEITDNFTVTGTLTLTDGELLIPSGKNLIANTQSYGSGELRFQRKISGVRGWRMLASPVSSTIGDFLDGTLTQGYTGATYSTGSNPGDTLQPNVLWYLEDYDINEEGLPATDNDRLRAPSNITNSLVSGRGYWVYFFGNIAADPLYNDPLPDTLDVAGQEFGLAATEVDFGVTYTPEADSGWNFVGNPFGAAINWNNVSNWTKTNIESTIYIWDPAANSGNGEFLTWNGSTGSLGSGIIPAFQGFWVKANAPAPVLKVKKAAKTTGGNFLRKEVSPARQEFEGAPPVLELKAEGNGLAKVTHVMLSQNGTTGKDPQDALRLLPFSDSHIEFYSTLDDGTELVINNRSANFIHRQNIPLHFEAYMGGQVAAGSYSLSWPGLRNVPEEWMVILIDYEAGQEINLREQENYVFSYNSKKKLKQAQPTNGSPSLNKNKSSSRFLLRITTEEIEANIPEEVYLYQNYPNPFNPTTTIPFGLTEETEVTLEVFDILGRKVQTLVSEKLPAGTYNIPFRAGSLASGIYLYRVITNQKVMTNKMVLIK from the coding sequence GTGAAAATCATCCACAGCACACATATCGGACTATTGACCCTGCTTATAGCACTCATCAGTGTGGAAAGTTTATCCGCACAGGTTCCGGGCTATACCCATCGCAAAAAGTTTGCTGTAAACAATGGACAGGTTTCCGGCTCCACCAATCTGACTGATTTTCCGGTTCTCATTTCTCTTACCGACAACGATTTAAGAACTACCGGCAACGGCGGAGATGTTGAGAATGTAAATGGCTACGATATTGTATTTACTTCATCGGATGGTTCCACCGTTCTGGACCATGAGCTGGAATCGTACAATGCCACCACCGGTGAAATTTTATTCTGGGTCCGCTTCCCTACCCTCAACGCCACTTCGGATACCGAATTCTATATTTACTACGGCAATTCCAGCCAAACGACCGACCAGTCTGTAAACACAACCTGGAATTCCGGCTACCAAATGGTGCTTCACCTCGACAGTGATTTAAGTGATGCAACCTCAAATGGTAATGACGGAACCACCAGTGGAACGTCTGTTGTGAATGGTATTATCGGTGACGGACGAGATTTTAATGACGGCAGCGCCAATGATATTATTACCATAGCCCACGACCCCTCCATTGAAATTACGGATGACATCACTATTTCATTTTGGATGAACGGGGATAACCTCAATTCTGTGGGACCTGATTTAGTGACCAAAGGAGCTTACAACAGTTCCTATGCCGTCTATTATTTCAACAATATTACTGTGAATGATGACGGAACGGCCTTTGATGGTAGTGCGATGAACGACGGACAGGATTATTACGTCACTTTCACCAATAGCACCACCAATGGCCGAACCATTTATATTGATGGAGCCCAGGACGTCACCAACGGAACGGCTTTTAACTTTACCCCAAATGGGGATAACCTAACCCTTTCAAGTAGTGGGTTCCAGTTTGATGGCATGATGGATGAAGTGCGGATTTCAAACGTAGCCCGTTCTGCAGACTGGATTTCCACCGAGTATAATAACCAGAACGCTCCCGGAAGCTTTATTTCTGAGATTCCTGATCCCCCCACCCTTGCCGATATTGAATCTTCTCCACAGAACTTTTTTGCCGGGGGCTCACCGGTATTTGTTACCTCTGCAATTACTGTTGATCATCCATATACATCAAATCTTTCCAGTGCTGAGATTGAAATTACCGGCAATTATAATGCCTCTGAAGACGTGCTCGATTTCACCGATCAGAATGGAATTACCGGCAGCTGGAATTCAGGAACGGGAATATTGTCTCTTTCAGGTTCAGCGACGCTTGCTCAATATCAGGCGGCTTTGCGCGATGTAACTTATGAGAATACCAATGGTTCAACCCCTGACCAAAGTACGCGAACTATCTCTTTTACGGTAAATGACGGGTCGAATGATAGTAATACCCAGACTCGGGATATCAACATTATTACCACGCTCTCTGATTTATCCACCGATTTAGCTAATCCCGTCTTTCATTATGATGCACAGGACGTAAACGGCGATCTCGTGGCTAATCAGCCCGGAGACGGAACTTCGGTTGCTACCTGGGGAGACCGTTCGGATAACGCCGTTGGCTCCGGAACTGATATTTCAGCTACAAACGGCACAGCAGCCCAACAGCCTATTTTCGATTCCAACTATTTTGGGGAGCGAGGCGGAATTCTCTGGGACGGAACCGATGACAACCTGGACCCTCCTAATGATGCTTTATTGAACACCGGTACATACGATGAAAAATCATTTGCTATCGTATTCAGAACCGGGGCTTCGGTAGCAGGTTTGCAGATGCTATACGAACAAGGTGGAGGTACACGGGGATATCAGTTAAGCATCAAAGATGGTAATGCTTATGCCTTTGTCTGGAATAATGCAGAATGGGGTGTTGGTAATCAGTACAAATCAATTAACCTCGGAGCCGTTCAGCCCAATGAAAGTTACATTATCGTTGCCAGCCACGATGCCACAGCAGGCGCGCTGATAGACCGAACCTGGTCGGCCAGAATTAATGATAACAGCGCTATCACACAAAACAATGTGGATGTACAACAAACACATGGTGGCGGAGCAATTATTGGTGAAGAAAACGGTACCCGCGACCCGGTAACAACGGGCAACAACCCGGCGGGCACAAATAATTTTACCGGGTACATCGGTGAGTTTGTTTCCTGGAATACCGCACTTAATGGCGGGCAAATGGCCAGCGTGTACGATTTTCTGTGTGATAAATGGTGTAATGAACCCCCTGTTCTTGCTGCAATCGAAGGAACCGACCTTGATTATACCGAAGGTGATGCACCTACATCTATTACTTCTACGCTTACCGTTTCTGACAGTGATAATACCGTATTGGATAGTGCGCGTGTCATTATTTCCTCAAATTTTGCCCCTTCAGAAGATGTACTTGATTTCACACCAACCGGCAGTATTACCGGAAGCTTTAATGCTACCACCGGTGTGCTGTTACTTACCGGGCAGGATTCACCCGCAAATTACCAAACAGCCTTACGCTCGGTTACCTATGAAAACACCAATTCCGTAAGTCCTTCAACAGCACTCCGAACGGTTGACTTTGAAGTGTACGACTGGGATGATGTGAGCAACACTTCATCCAGAAATGTAAATGTGATTTCTGTTAACAGCACCCCTTCCCTGTCCGGCATCAGTGGGCCTACACTTACTTATACTGAAGGCACCGGGGCCGTAAGTGGAGGAGCTGCCTACAACGCCACCATTGCGGACAATGATGACATCAATATGGAAAGTGCCACGGTGGCCATCACCAATAATTATACACTGGGAGAAGATGAACTTGGTTTTACTCCTCAGTTTGGAATTACCGGCAGCTGGAATTCTACTACAGGAATTTTAACATTGACAGGAACAGCATCCCTTGCGGATTATCAAACCGCTTTGGAAAACGTTACTTATGAAAACCTCAGTGCCGACCCTGTAGAGATTACCCGCACCTTCTCATTTACAGTGAATGACGGTGACGCCAATAGTAACACCGAAACACGCGATCTTGACATTATTGCCGTTAATTCCGCGCCTATTCTCTCCGGAATTGAAACTTCGGACCTGAATTATGACAACGCACCTATTGAAATTACTTCTACCCTGTTGGTTTCAGACCCGGACAACACCCAGTTAGACAGTGCTTTTGTGATTATCACCGATAATTTTAAAGTCGCTGAAGACTCTCTCCTCTTTTCTGGAATTTTTGGAATAACCGGTGATTTCGATGACCAAACAGGTCGCCTTAAACTAACCGGCACCAATTCCCTCAGTGACTATCAAACTGCGCTCAGAACCGTTGAATACAAGAATTTTGCGACTATACCTACCGGACCGGAACGGGAAGTAAGTTTTGTAGCCCACGACGGAGCCCTTGCTAGCGATACAGTTGCCCGAATCATAGAAGTGAATGCAGTGGAAGCCATAAGCGGCCTGGAAGTTTGGCTGCGTGCGGATGCCGGTGTTGTAACCAGCGGTAGCGAAGTGGTTACCTGGGAAGATCAAAGTGGGAATAGTAACGACTTTGTAGGTACTGCTGATGCCGGAACAAGGCCTATTTTTGTGAGCAGTTCTACCCCGCTGAACAATCAGCCTGCTATTAATTTTGCCGGAGATGGAGACTTTTTCGAAGATAGCGACGGGGAAAATTATATTAATGGATCCACCGAGTTTACCATATTTATGGTGTATAAATCGGACCAAACAAATACAGACCGGGGCCTTTTTAACGCTCAGGTTCCCAATAATGCCGATGAATATTTAACCTTCCGTTATGATGCCTCCGGGGCTAATAATGGAGGTGCCTTCACCAATGTTGTAAAAACCGGGATTCTCGCCAACGACCCGGATAACCAACTGGAGAGTTTTTCTGATATTCAGGCCACAGCCGGCCAGATTTTCAGTTTCCAGTGGCAAAGCGGAAACACCTATGATATTTTTATTGATGGAATTTTGAATAACCCATCCGCTGCAGGACCTCCCCCAACGGGAACTTTGGCCAATGCAACTACAGCTATTGTAGGTAAAGGAGCTAAGGATGACCCTAACTCAGCAAACCAAAGCTGGGATGGAGAGATTGCCGAATTCATTTACTATGACCGGCTGCTCACCCAGGCAGAACGTGAGAATGTAGAAGACTACCTGTCGGATAAATACTCCCTGTCCATTCGTAAAATTACGGCAGCTGAAAACGGAGAAGATATTTCTGCGGATGATGCTAACTCTACCTATACATCCCTAACAGGACCAATCATTAAAGAAGGATTTGCCGGTGAACTATCGGCAGGAGGCACCTTTGTACTTGATGCACCTACCGGATTTGAATGGAATACCGGGGCTACTCCATCCGTTTCCACTTCAGCTGTTTATGGAGGAACTACCACCCTTGCTGTGTCCTTCACCAGTATTACTTCTACACAGGTTACTTTTACGGTGAATACGGCGTCCACCTCTAATCCTGGCGAAATTGATATTAGCGGACTTCAGATCCGCCCAACAACCGGACTGCTCCCAAATTCAGGTAATATTACAAACTCCGGTACTACGGGGCTTGGAGGTGGAACCAACTACGGATCGCTTTCAATGGTGGCGGGTGCACTCGATAGCCTGGTGATTACGCAGCAGCCTTCCTCCACCAATGTAAATACCGCCATTTCTCCTGCGGTCCGGGTTCAGCTAACCGACCAGTTTGGAAATAACGTTAAACAATCCGGTGTATCGGTAGATATGGCTCTTACCTCCGGAACAGGTACATTATCAGGAACTACCACCCAACTCACGAATTCTCTGGGTATTGCTGACTTTTCTGATCTTGAAATTGATGATGTAGGTACCAAGCAAATTACAGCCTCCAGCTCCGGTCTTGATGACGCGGTAAGTTCCAATTTCAATATTGTGAATGCAGGGGTTTTGACAGGATTTAAAGTAGAGCGCGTGCCTTCCGGGAATATCAGTCCAAAAGTAGCCGGGCAGAATTTCAACATAAAAATTACGGCCATTGACGGTTCCGGAACTACGGTTACCACTTTTAGCGGTACTACCGTAGTAACCTCCTCTTGCGATATGGGAACGGGTCAGGGTACCACTCCCGCATTTAGTTCCGGTGTATTGTCATCACTAACAGTAAGCATCACAAGCGTTGGAAACTGTACCATCACCGCTACGAATTCAGCCGGATCTGAAACCGGGGTCAGCAACTCCTTCGCAGTCTCAGCGGGAGCACCCAATGAGACCGAGACTACAATTTCTGCCACTCCTACCGTTATTCTTAATGACGGCGCCAGTACTTCTACCATCACCGTGCAGGCTAAAGATGCTTATGGAAATAACGTAACCACCGGTGGAGCTACCGTAGTGTTGAGCACCGATGAAGGCTCGATCGGCGGGGTGACGGATAATTCCAATGGTACCTACACGGCTACGCTCACTTCTTCCACGAGTACCGTTGTGGCAACCGTCACGGGAACCTTGAACGGAAATACCATCAGTGACGATGCGCAGGTTGAGTTTGCTTCTTTCAGCCACATCTGGGAAAGCCAACTCGGATCTGTAGCAGCGGCTTCAAATTATTATGATCCTGACAACTGGAATGTGAATTCAGTGCCTAATGCATCCTCTGTAGTATTGATCCCCGCCAGCCCGGCTGTAGGTAATGAATTCCCGGTAGTTAACATTACGGATACTGAAATTGCGGCCCTTTCTATAGAAGCCAGTGCCGAGCTTAACGTATCAGGCGGGGTTAATTTTATCGTCTCCGGAGATGTAACCGGTAGCGGAGATATGCTGGGAAGTAATAACGACTCTCTTACTATTGGCGGCGATCTGAACCTTCCTACGTTCACTCTCGGTAATGTCATATTCAATGGCAGCAGCGACCAGACTATTGAAAGTCCACACACCTTCGTAAACGTTGAAATTGATAATCCCGGAACGGTAGAAATCACCGATAACTTTACCGTTACCGGCACCCTCACCCTTACCGATGGAGAATTACTGATTCCAAGCGGCAAGAATCTGATTGCCAATACACAATCGTATGGTTCCGGTGAGCTTCGATTCCAGAGGAAAATATCCGGCGTTCGGGGGTGGAGAATGCTGGCCTCACCAGTAAGCTCTACCATTGGTGACTTCCTGGACGGAACCCTCACCCAAGGCTATACCGGTGCTACGTACAGTACAGGATCTAACCCGGGAGATACCCTTCAGCCTAATGTGTTGTGGTATCTTGAAGATTATGACATCAACGAAGAAGGCCTACCGGCTACTGATAACGACCGTTTGAGAGCGCCATCAAACATAACCAATTCCCTGGTATCGGGGCGTGGGTATTGGGTATATTTCTTTGGTAACATCGCCGCCGATCCGCTCTATAATGATCCGCTGCCTGATACCCTTGACGTGGCCGGACAAGAATTTGGCTTAGCTGCAACGGAAGTCGATTTTGGAGTAACCTATACACCCGAGGCCGACTCCGGCTGGAACTTTGTGGGGAACCCATTTGGGGCTGCTATCAACTGGAATAATGTCTCCAACTGGACAAAAACCAATATTGAATCCACTATTTATATCTGGGATCCGGCGGCTAACAGTGGCAATGGGGAGTTCCTCACCTGGAATGGGTCCACCGGTTCATTGGGAAGCGGTATCATTCCAGCCTTCCAGGGATTTTGGGTGAAAGCCAACGCACCGGCTCCGGTTCTTAAAGTTAAGAAAGCAGCTAAAACCACCGGGGGCAATTTCCTCCGTAAAGAGGTGTCCCCTGCCCGGCAGGAATTTGAGGGAGCACCACCTGTATTAGAACTAAAAGCAGAAGGAAACGGCCTCGCTAAGGTGACGCATGTAATGCTCAGCCAAAACGGAACCACCGGTAAAGATCCGCAGGATGCTCTGCGTTTACTGCCCTTCTCGGATTCGCACATAGAGTTTTATTCTACCTTAGATGACGGGACCGAGCTGGTAATCAATAACCGGTCGGCAAATTTCATTCACCGTCAGAACATACCGCTTCATTTCGAGGCCTATATGGGCGGACAGGTTGCAGCCGGAAGCTATTCGCTCAGCTGGCCCGGACTCAGAAATGTACCTGAAGAATGGATGGTGATTCTGATTGATTATGAGGCCGGGCAGGAAATCAATCTTCGGGAGCAAGAAAATTATGTATTCAGCTACAACTCTAAGAAAAAGCTAAAGCAGGCTCAGCCAACCAATGGTTCTCCTTCTTTAAACAAGAATAAATCTTCGTCAAGATTCCTTCTAAGAATAACTACCGAAGAAATTGAAGCAAATATCCCGGAGGAAGTGTACCTGTATCAGAACTACCCGAATCCGTTTAATCCAACAACTACCATCCCATTCGGACTAACGGAAGAAACAGAGGTAACCCTTGAGGTATTTGATATACTGGGAAGAAAAGTTCAAACCCTGGTTTCTGAAAAACTCCCGGCAGGAACCTATAATATCCCCTTCCGTGCAGGCAGTTTGGCAAGCGGTATTTACCTATACCGTGTCATAACCAATCAAAAAGTTATGACCAATAAAATGGTGCTGATCAAATAG
- a CDS encoding DUF4900 domain-containing protein, protein MGRAMLFLVSGLVIISGIIQMANMNRTEMLPERTATHFNEQQAKNVAASLIDNAIQNLLVDMEWSDDITMSTASGASGTLYMTQPDPDDEYRVLLTSYGTYGGYQAEIEVLMQRDSFSRYSYFTDSETFAPPYDHIKIWWWNGDQVTGPVHTNGTFSMSGSPTFNGFISSPNDWVGYTGDETSSDPATRHGSDSPNFNGGTNFNLTKTKDLPGTEQINLLKSQATLSFSSNKDVEFYEDVLGEGYVKVKDVGCSDPITCYDHYKLSSYENAEGGVVISVDGHANVVGEVKGSVTLHAKDDINIMGDIVYDTDPRVDSTSTDLLGLVSEEDVEVDRWAHSYNGSSDLTIHASIMALGTSFEVEDYSSGSPRGTLDLLGGIVQKNRGAVGTFSGGSVASGYTKDYVYDTRLQQTIPPSFPRESVFSLVYWRDKPVVKVNS, encoded by the coding sequence ATGGGACGAGCAATGTTATTTCTTGTTAGCGGTTTAGTCATCATTTCGGGCATTATTCAGATGGCGAATATGAACCGTACCGAAATGTTGCCGGAGCGAACAGCTACTCACTTTAACGAACAACAGGCTAAAAATGTAGCAGCCAGCCTCATTGATAATGCTATTCAGAACTTACTGGTAGATATGGAATGGTCGGACGACATAACAATGTCTACGGCAAGTGGAGCATCCGGAACACTTTATATGACCCAGCCCGATCCCGATGATGAGTACCGCGTGCTGCTGACAAGCTATGGTACTTATGGTGGATATCAGGCTGAGATTGAAGTGTTGATGCAACGAGACTCCTTTTCCAGGTATTCTTATTTCACCGATTCTGAGACATTTGCTCCTCCATACGATCACATCAAAATCTGGTGGTGGAATGGTGACCAGGTAACCGGCCCCGTTCATACCAACGGTACCTTTAGCATGTCGGGTTCGCCTACCTTCAATGGATTTATTTCCAGCCCGAATGACTGGGTTGGATACACCGGCGACGAAACCAGTAGTGATCCGGCGACTCGACACGGTAGTGATTCGCCTAACTTCAATGGAGGTACCAACTTCAACCTGACAAAGACCAAAGATCTTCCCGGTACTGAACAAATCAACCTATTAAAAAGTCAGGCTACATTATCTTTTAGCTCGAACAAAGATGTCGAGTTTTATGAAGATGTATTGGGTGAAGGCTATGTAAAAGTAAAAGATGTAGGATGCTCAGATCCAATAACCTGTTATGACCACTACAAGTTATCGAGTTATGAAAATGCCGAGGGTGGTGTTGTGATTAGTGTTGACGGTCATGCTAACGTGGTAGGTGAAGTTAAAGGGAGTGTTACCCTTCATGCCAAAGACGATATTAACATTATGGGAGATATCGTATATGATACAGACCCGAGAGTTGATTCAACTTCCACCGATCTTCTTGGATTAGTAAGCGAGGAAGATGTAGAAGTTGACCGATGGGCACATTCTTATAATGGCAGCTCTGATTTAACCATTCATGCATCTATTATGGCCCTCGGAACTTCTTTTGAAGTAGAAGATTACAGCAGCGGAAGTCCAAGAGGTACCTTAGACCTGCTGGGCGGAATAGTCCAGAAAAACAGGGGGGCGGTGGGTACCTTTAGTGGAGGAAGTGTGGCCAGTGGCTATACTAAAGATTACGTGTACGATACTCGCCTGCAACAAACCATCCCTCCTTCCTTTCCCCGGGAAAGTGTTTTCTCGCTGGTTTACTGGCGCGATAAACCTGTTGTGAAAGTGAACTCATAA
- a CDS encoding DUF4402 domain-containing protein produces MRYFFLAIILILYTSQPLQAQDRRGEPIVSASINVSASVIPSIELITVNSMTFPNLQPGQREIYVNPVNSLNAGFMIAVGMPNTEFRLNYLPERELTQVDGNSTLTFTYELSGNSEENQSTSELLELDNRNIEFNEEGRYYIWVGGRVNIENAAPGNYEGDFTIEIDYI; encoded by the coding sequence ATGCGATATTTCTTCTTAGCAATCATATTAATTTTATATACTTCTCAGCCCCTTCAGGCTCAGGATCGACGAGGTGAACCTATTGTATCTGCAAGTATTAATGTTAGTGCCTCTGTAATTCCTTCTATAGAATTGATTACCGTTAATTCTATGACTTTCCCAAACCTTCAGCCCGGACAAAGAGAAATTTATGTAAATCCAGTGAACAGCTTAAATGCCGGTTTTATGATTGCCGTAGGCATGCCCAACACTGAATTTCGACTAAATTATTTACCTGAAAGAGAACTAACCCAAGTTGATGGAAATTCTACTCTGACTTTTACCTATGAATTATCCGGTAACAGTGAAGAAAACCAATCTACTTCTGAGCTTTTAGAGCTGGATAACAGAAATATCGAGTTTAACGAAGAGGGCCGATATTACATTTGGGTTGGTGGTCGCGTAAATATTGAAAATGCAGCTCCCGGTAATTATGAAGGAGACTTCACCATTGAAATAGATTACATATGA
- a CDS encoding DUF4402 domain-containing protein — protein MKTLKTLLSALALVALTATSAMAQGQASITASANVITDVTLTAVNNLDFGTMTDGDADSGVDILLSGAESSLGKFFMDDVASGQAIILTLSAPTALSVSSPTFSNTTPSDLPLSLTATYSEVDGTPGGGTNDFSFTGNDGELAVTTGATDAYVYVGGTVGGSAGNYQGQYSGDITLSVYYD, from the coding sequence ATGAAAACTCTAAAAACTCTTTTATCTGCCCTTGCACTTGTTGCCTTAACTGCAACATCTGCCATGGCTCAAGGACAAGCAAGTATAACCGCATCTGCTAATGTAATTACTGATGTAACATTGACAGCTGTTAATAATCTTGATTTTGGTACGATGACAGATGGCGATGCTGATTCTGGTGTTGATATCTTGTTAAGTGGTGCTGAGTCAAGTCTTGGTAAGTTCTTTATGGATGACGTTGCGAGTGGACAGGCAATTATTTTGACTCTTTCTGCTCCTACAGCTCTTTCTGTTTCCTCACCTACATTTTCTAATACTACTCCAAGTGATCTGCCATTATCTTTGACAGCCACTTATTCAGAAGTTGACGGAACCCCAGGTGGAGGTACTAATGACTTCTCTTTCACAGGTAATGATGGAGAGCTTGCTGTGACAACCGGCGCTACTGATGCATATGTTTATGTTGGTGGTACTGTGGGTGGGTCTGCAGGAAACTACCAAGGACAATACTCTGGAGATATTACTCTCTCAGTTTACTACGACTAA